The Fimbriimonas ginsengisoli Gsoil 348 genome window below encodes:
- a CDS encoding extracellular solute-binding protein — protein sequence MKVVLGGALALAMLIVLAPAPPPLVHDRKREPVYFWHMWSGEWLPVVENICKRFNASQSRYEVIPLQIPAEGSETKFLLSAAGGTSPDLVSQWNPILGMWSERGLIQPIDALMTPEERARFKQEAYPVIQKHATYQGHIMALIAGVDVYACYYRLDHLKEIGRDENHLPQTMEELADVAKQLDRHDEQGRLRRVGFLPRYFEQLTPTFGGSFNGPDGPVVATKEQRRALGFIVDSFKRLGFDRVTRFNSTLAADAGVNAPLIAGNYSVMLDGQWRVKQTAQFAPDLRYCVAPLPPPKGGRPLASFTNANYMVIPRASHNPQGALAFVKFWTGMDDPETGAKNVVDMGWLPYCDRVAKSSAYQAYLRKFPTFAPFVQLIRSPNLEIPPSGPLQSFITNEIQKANDVATRGSQTADQALDTLATHLQDEIARQRRLGRGK from the coding sequence TTGAAGGTCGTCCTCGGCGGCGCACTCGCGCTGGCGATGCTGATCGTCCTCGCGCCCGCCCCGCCGCCGCTCGTCCATGACCGGAAACGGGAGCCGGTCTACTTCTGGCACATGTGGTCCGGCGAGTGGTTGCCGGTCGTGGAGAACATCTGTAAGCGCTTCAATGCCAGCCAGAGCCGATACGAAGTGATCCCGCTCCAGATTCCCGCCGAAGGATCGGAAACGAAGTTCCTCCTCTCCGCCGCCGGCGGCACGTCTCCCGACCTCGTCAGCCAGTGGAACCCGATCCTCGGTATGTGGAGCGAGCGCGGGCTCATCCAGCCGATCGATGCGCTGATGACACCGGAAGAGCGTGCACGATTTAAGCAAGAGGCGTATCCGGTCATTCAAAAGCACGCGACTTACCAAGGGCACATCATGGCGCTCATCGCCGGCGTCGACGTGTATGCCTGCTATTACCGCCTGGACCACCTCAAGGAAATCGGACGCGACGAGAACCACCTCCCGCAAACGATGGAGGAGCTGGCGGATGTAGCGAAGCAGCTCGACCGGCACGATGAGCAGGGACGCCTGCGGCGAGTCGGTTTTCTCCCGCGCTATTTCGAGCAGCTCACCCCTACCTTCGGAGGCAGCTTCAACGGCCCCGACGGACCGGTCGTCGCGACCAAGGAGCAACGGCGAGCCCTCGGCTTCATCGTCGATTCCTTCAAGCGGCTCGGCTTCGACCGCGTAACCCGTTTCAATTCCACGCTCGCCGCCGATGCCGGCGTAAATGCCCCTTTGATCGCCGGAAACTACTCGGTAATGCTCGACGGCCAGTGGCGGGTAAAGCAGACCGCCCAGTTCGCGCCGGATCTCCGCTACTGCGTCGCGCCGCTTCCGCCGCCCAAGGGGGGACGCCCGCTTGCCTCGTTCACGAACGCCAACTACATGGTAATCCCACGCGCTTCGCATAACCCGCAGGGCGCCCTCGCCTTCGTGAAGTTCTGGACCGGAATGGACGACCCGGAGACGGGCGCGAAGAACGTGGTCGACATGGGCTGGCTACCTTATTGCGACCGCGTCGCCAAGAGCTCCGCGTACCAGGCATACCTTCGCAAGTTCCCCACGTTCGCCCCGTTCGTGCAGCTCATCCGCAGCCCGAATCTCGAGATCCCGCCCTCCGGGCCGCTCCAGTCGTTCATCACCAACGAGATCCAAAAAGCGAACGACGTCGCTACCCGCGGGAGCCAAACCGCCGACCAAGCGTTAGACACCCTCGCCACCCACCTTCAAGACGAGATCGCAAGACAACGGAGGTTGGGACGTGGCAAATAG
- a CDS encoding DUF4832 domain-containing protein codes for MISAILLAILTGAQGARTVDLPAGPGPLENPLKGYASYSGAGVTHYFPASMAYVDASWRELEPREGEYQFAAWEQKKWDENLAKGKHIVFRVWMDYPGQATGVPQWLIDQGVKMTPYTDFGGGKSPDYENPKLKTALLRLIKRLGERYDSNPRVAFVQVGLLGHWGEFHTYPRAELFASEATQKQVVSALQTAFPHKKLMGRNPSYPSLQLPGMGFHDDMIPEDTLPPEDWKFLPALRAGHMDGNWQVAPTGGEMVPGAAAKWLGDGWSDTQRAVRDAHFSWIGPYCPAMVAPRDDSFRHHAEELIRMLGYEFRLAKLTLPAALQAGKPASASIEGVNQGVAPFYYPWSMETVLLDEKGSVVARAPATVDIRKWQPGAFRFTTSIPTQVTPGQYRLALGILDPWTGKPSIAFANRLDRSGGYVVLCQVGVAK; via the coding sequence TTGATAAGCGCGATACTCCTCGCCATCCTCACGGGGGCTCAAGGCGCTCGAACGGTCGATTTGCCCGCCGGACCCGGACCGCTGGAGAATCCGCTCAAGGGATACGCCTCATATTCCGGAGCGGGCGTGACCCACTATTTCCCCGCCTCCATGGCATACGTGGACGCGTCTTGGCGAGAATTGGAACCGCGAGAAGGCGAATATCAGTTCGCCGCGTGGGAGCAGAAGAAGTGGGACGAGAACCTCGCGAAGGGGAAGCACATCGTCTTCCGAGTCTGGATGGACTACCCCGGCCAGGCGACCGGCGTCCCCCAATGGCTTATCGACCAAGGGGTGAAGATGACCCCCTACACCGATTTCGGCGGCGGAAAATCGCCGGACTATGAGAATCCCAAACTAAAGACGGCGCTCCTTCGCCTCATCAAAAGGCTAGGCGAGCGATACGACTCTAACCCGCGCGTCGCCTTCGTCCAAGTTGGGCTACTCGGGCACTGGGGAGAATTTCATACCTACCCACGCGCCGAGCTGTTCGCCTCGGAGGCGACCCAGAAGCAGGTTGTTAGCGCGCTTCAAACCGCCTTTCCGCACAAAAAGCTGATGGGACGAAATCCGTCCTACCCATCTTTGCAGCTTCCCGGCATGGGGTTCCACGACGACATGATTCCAGAGGACACCCTGCCGCCGGAAGATTGGAAGTTCCTCCCCGCCCTCCGCGCCGGCCACATGGACGGCAACTGGCAGGTCGCCCCAACGGGAGGAGAAATGGTCCCTGGCGCCGCGGCCAAGTGGCTGGGGGATGGTTGGTCGGATACTCAGCGGGCGGTTCGGGATGCCCACTTCAGTTGGATCGGCCCGTACTGCCCGGCCATGGTCGCCCCCCGCGACGACTCCTTCCGGCACCACGCGGAAGAGCTCATCCGGATGCTGGGATACGAGTTTCGGCTCGCCAAGCTGACATTGCCCGCAGCCCTGCAAGCCGGTAAACCCGCGAGTGCTTCCATCGAAGGAGTGAATCAAGGGGTCGCCCCGTTCTACTACCCGTGGTCGATGGAGACCGTTCTTCTCGACGAAAAAGGAAGCGTCGTCGCCAGGGCCCCTGCGACCGTCGACATCCGAAAGTGGCAGCCCGGAGCATTCCGGTTCACCACTTCGATTCCGACCCAAGTGACGCCGGGGCAGTACCGCCTCGCCCTCGGCATCCTCGACCCGTGGACCGGCAAGCCCTCCATCGCTTTCGCCAACCGTCTCGACCGATCCGGAGGTTATGTCGTCTTATGTCAAGTAGGGGTCGCAAAATAA
- a CDS encoding prepilin-type N-terminal cleavage/methylation domain-containing protein encodes MSSKARAFTLIELLVVIAIIAILAAILFPVFAQAKAAAKQTSCISNVKQMNLGMIMYSSDSDDLLPMALHDTATPIATSPPPDAALLAQTNDKCWTWADDGNSPPQGCFWTWGESTYPYHKATQIFRDPGGSNANGNPGVANYGANFALTGIPLWNPAHPKPTSTTSLDDIANKVLISESGNYLVDNNTFRVPGWGAFNYVPGECTNGFGKSTSASPELDCISGDPSGWDAANVAKIASDLSKGRHAGGVTVGWADGHAKSIKISALAGKRGAAWCPTTKDGNPWACSWE; translated from the coding sequence ATGTCATCGAAAGCACGAGCCTTTACCCTTATCGAGCTTCTAGTCGTCATCGCCATTATCGCGATTCTCGCCGCTATCCTATTCCCCGTGTTCGCCCAGGCCAAGGCCGCGGCCAAGCAGACGAGCTGCATCTCCAATGTCAAGCAGATGAACCTTGGCATGATCATGTACTCTAGCGACTCGGACGACCTGCTCCCGATGGCGCTGCACGACACCGCCACCCCGATTGCCACCAGCCCGCCCCCCGACGCCGCGCTCCTCGCGCAGACCAACGACAAGTGCTGGACCTGGGCCGACGACGGCAACTCGCCTCCTCAGGGCTGCTTCTGGACCTGGGGCGAGAGCACCTATCCGTATCACAAGGCGACCCAAATCTTCCGCGATCCGGGCGGGAGCAACGCCAACGGCAACCCCGGCGTGGCCAACTACGGCGCGAACTTCGCCCTGACCGGCATCCCGCTTTGGAATCCGGCCCATCCGAAGCCGACCTCGACGACGTCGCTCGACGATATCGCCAACAAGGTTCTGATCTCGGAATCGGGCAACTACCTCGTCGATAACAACACCTTCCGAGTGCCAGGCTGGGGCGCCTTCAACTACGTCCCGGGCGAGTGCACGAACGGCTTCGGCAAGAGCACCAGCGCCTCTCCCGAGCTCGACTGCATCTCCGGCGACCCAAGCGGCTGGGACGCCGCCAACGTCGCCAAGATCGCGAGCGACCTCTCCAAGGGCCGACACGCCGGTGGCGTAACCGTCGGCTGGGCCGACGGCCACGCGAAGTCGATCAAGATCTCCGCCCTCGCCGGCAAGCGCGGCGCGGCATGGTGTCCCACGACGAAGGACGGCAATCCATGGGCATGCTCTTGGGAGTAG
- a CDS encoding carbohydrate ABC transporter permease → MANRADRGRKLLVWLALVVLSIPALLPMAWMVSTSLKTDKQVFATEGKGAPTVSLKSLVPRPVNLKNYPDALTALPLRVYVRNTAFLCLMNILGAVLSSAVVAYGFARMRFIGRDGLFLVMVATMAIPGQVTMVPVFAMYRALGWYGSYLPLTVPAFFGVPFFIFLLTQFYRTLPDEMAEAARLDGAGEWRIFTRLMLPLSKPALATCALFQFVGTWNDFLGPLLYLNDPQKYTVAYGLQQFMSKNGGQWTLLMAAATLFTLPVVVIFFFAQRTFIQGIATTGGRN, encoded by the coding sequence GTGGCAAATAGAGCCGATCGCGGTCGCAAGCTACTCGTGTGGCTCGCCCTCGTCGTGCTCTCCATACCGGCCCTGTTGCCGATGGCCTGGATGGTTTCGACTTCGCTAAAGACCGACAAGCAGGTCTTCGCCACCGAAGGAAAGGGCGCGCCGACGGTTAGCCTCAAGAGCCTGGTTCCGCGCCCCGTCAACCTCAAGAACTACCCGGACGCGCTCACCGCCCTCCCCCTTCGCGTGTACGTACGGAACACCGCGTTTCTCTGCCTGATGAACATCTTGGGCGCGGTTCTGAGCAGCGCGGTGGTTGCGTACGGCTTCGCCCGGATGCGGTTCATCGGCCGGGACGGGCTGTTTCTCGTCATGGTCGCGACTATGGCGATCCCCGGCCAGGTCACGATGGTGCCGGTGTTCGCCATGTACCGGGCGCTCGGCTGGTACGGCTCCTACCTTCCGCTGACCGTACCGGCATTCTTCGGCGTTCCGTTCTTTATCTTCTTGCTCACCCAGTTCTACCGGACGCTGCCCGACGAGATGGCGGAAGCGGCGCGGCTCGACGGGGCGGGCGAGTGGCGGATCTTCACCCGCTTGATGCTTCCCCTCTCCAAGCCCGCGCTGGCGACCTGCGCCCTCTTCCAGTTCGTCGGGACCTGGAACGACTTCCTTGGCCCCCTCCTGTACCTGAACGACCCGCAGAAGTACACCGTGGCTTACGGCCTGCAGCAGTTCATGTCCAAGAACGGCGGCCAGTGGACGCTTCTAATGGCCGCCGCCACTCTCTTCACCCTCCCGGTCGTGGTGATCTTCTTCTTCGCCCAACGCACCTTCATCCAAGGCATCGCCACCACCGGCGGCCGCAATTGA
- a CDS encoding substrate-binding domain-containing protein, which translates to MTKSRFLVFAVGIAVIGAGCRPAVDYTPGIALNPASVSFLTGSETEPLRPLVEQYARKAGVQVTFESKGAVDIMLGLKSGDNRYDAIWPSNSMWVTLGGNSQVKEGQSIMRTPVILWVKRSTAKELGWIGKTVKMQDILPANQSGKLNMLVTSATQSNSGASAYFGYLSAFSGAPAVLGEEHLNRPDVRKKIKSFYDNIKHSFGSSKWAKDYFIDHYDEFNSMINYESMGIEANRTLASSGREPLYAVYPVDGLTIADCPMYYVDHGDDKKHQFIRGLQQFLQSPEAQQEIMRQGWRVGAAGMGTASNDSAAFSPDWGVDMKRVLQPIRFPSPQVIEKGLSLYQTVLRRPIARAYCLDFSGSMEGEGQRQVKQAMRLILDPEEARKHFLDIGPDDITVVITFDSEVIHQWVVRGNDPKELRDLNAKVQAESIRGGTDIFLPVEEAIGYFKSIPNLERHMVSVELMTDGRSDSGSVEEVMAKMSQTGVKVPVYSIGFGDADDSQLQEIAKRTSAKYFDGKKDLVKTFREVSGYN; encoded by the coding sequence ATGACGAAAAGTCGGTTTCTGGTATTCGCCGTGGGGATCGCGGTAATCGGGGCCGGCTGTCGGCCGGCGGTCGACTACACCCCCGGAATCGCGCTCAACCCCGCGTCCGTCTCCTTCCTAACCGGCTCCGAAACCGAGCCGCTCCGGCCTCTGGTCGAGCAATACGCCCGCAAGGCGGGGGTGCAAGTGACGTTCGAATCCAAGGGCGCCGTCGACATCATGCTCGGTCTTAAAAGCGGCGATAACCGCTACGACGCGATCTGGCCCTCGAATTCGATGTGGGTCACCTTAGGCGGCAATTCGCAGGTGAAAGAGGGTCAGAGCATCATGCGGACCCCGGTGATCCTGTGGGTGAAGCGGTCGACGGCGAAGGAACTCGGGTGGATCGGCAAGACGGTGAAGATGCAAGACATCCTCCCTGCCAATCAGTCCGGGAAGCTGAATATGCTCGTCACCTCGGCGACGCAATCGAACTCCGGAGCCTCCGCTTACTTCGGCTACCTCAGCGCGTTCAGCGGAGCCCCCGCGGTGCTCGGCGAAGAGCACCTGAACCGCCCCGATGTCCGCAAGAAAATCAAGAGCTTTTACGACAACATCAAGCACTCGTTCGGCAGCTCCAAATGGGCGAAGGATTACTTCATCGACCATTACGACGAGTTCAACTCGATGATCAATTACGAGTCGATGGGGATAGAAGCGAACCGAACCCTCGCCTCCAGCGGCCGCGAACCGCTCTACGCCGTGTATCCGGTCGACGGCCTGACGATCGCCGACTGCCCGATGTACTACGTGGACCACGGCGACGACAAGAAGCACCAATTCATCCGCGGTCTCCAACAATTCCTGCAGTCGCCCGAGGCACAGCAGGAAATCATGCGGCAGGGGTGGCGGGTCGGCGCCGCCGGTATGGGAACCGCTTCGAACGACTCGGCGGCGTTCAGCCCCGATTGGGGCGTGGACATGAAACGCGTGCTGCAGCCGATCCGGTTTCCGAGCCCCCAAGTCATCGAGAAGGGGCTCTCGCTCTACCAAACCGTCTTGAGGCGGCCGATCGCCCGCGCCTACTGCCTCGACTTCTCCGGCAGCATGGAGGGCGAGGGGCAGCGGCAAGTGAAACAGGCAATGCGCCTGATCTTGGACCCGGAGGAGGCCCGGAAGCACTTCCTAGACATCGGCCCCGACGATATCACCGTCGTGATCACGTTCGATTCGGAGGTCATCCACCAGTGGGTGGTACGTGGGAACGACCCGAAGGAGCTTCGGGACCTGAACGCCAAGGTGCAGGCGGAGTCGATCAGAGGCGGCACCGACATCTTTCTCCCGGTGGAGGAAGCCATCGGGTACTTCAAATCGATTCCCAATCTAGAAAGGCACATGGTGTCCGTGGAGCTGATGACGGACGGGCGGTCCGACTCGGGCAGCGTTGAAGAGGTCATGGCCAAGATGAGCCAGACCGGTGTGAAGGTTCCGGTCTACTCGATCGGCTTCGGTGACGCGGACGATAGCCAGCTTCAAGAGATCGCCAAACGGACGAGCGCCAAGTATTTCGACGGCAAGAAGGATCTGGTCAAAACGTTCCGGGAAGTGAGCGGCTACAACTGA
- a CDS encoding Gfo/Idh/MocA family oxidoreductase, which produces MTSPRAAGLTFAIAGAGGRGRMFAQWLHDNLGPGVVVAVADPRAHARQAVVEMHGVPEAGRFETWQDLLAKGRVADVLINTTMDREHVGSACEAMRLGYHMLLEKPLATTLEHAREIDRVRRETGRIVSVCHSLRYHSVYERVREIIDSGAIGDIVSLDQLEAVEHIHQSHSFVRGNWGNTARSTFMLLAKSCHDIDIIASLVDRPCRRVGSFGALTHFRTEQAPAGAPEYCVDGCPVAETCPYHSMKVYGADTPWRSHAGFDGLTREQTLLRLRESPYGRCVYRTDNDVVDHQVVNIDFEGDVTATFTMTAFTPWGGRYLRIHGTRGYLEAKIDQRSVDLWEFWRENRHSRFEVPEEAGAHGGADGRLMKNFLEAVLQGDPSKVRTGTEESLRTHTIAFAAETARRDGVVVDVAAMSAELREPAQVS; this is translated from the coding sequence GTGACCTCTCCCCGAGCGGCGGGACTGACGTTCGCCATCGCGGGCGCCGGTGGTCGGGGCCGGATGTTCGCCCAGTGGCTGCACGACAACCTCGGTCCGGGCGTCGTCGTCGCCGTCGCCGATCCACGGGCTCATGCCCGCCAAGCGGTGGTCGAGATGCACGGAGTTCCCGAGGCGGGGAGGTTTGAGACTTGGCAAGATTTGCTTGCGAAAGGGCGCGTCGCCGACGTCTTGATCAACACCACCATGGATCGCGAGCATGTCGGCTCGGCCTGCGAAGCGATGCGGCTCGGCTACCACATGCTGTTGGAAAAGCCGCTGGCGACGACGCTAGAGCATGCCCGAGAGATCGATCGGGTGCGGCGCGAGACCGGCCGCATCGTAAGCGTCTGCCACAGCCTCCGTTACCATTCCGTCTACGAGCGGGTGCGCGAGATCATCGACTCCGGCGCGATCGGCGACATCGTGTCGCTCGACCAGCTCGAGGCGGTGGAGCACATTCACCAGTCCCACTCGTTCGTCCGCGGCAATTGGGGAAACACCGCCCGAAGCACTTTTATGTTGCTGGCCAAGAGCTGCCACGACATCGATATCATCGCCTCGCTCGTCGATCGCCCTTGCCGCCGAGTCGGCTCCTTTGGGGCTCTCACTCACTTCAGGACCGAGCAGGCACCGGCCGGGGCGCCGGAGTATTGCGTCGACGGGTGCCCGGTGGCGGAGACGTGTCCGTATCACTCGATGAAGGTGTACGGCGCCGACACGCCGTGGCGCTCGCATGCGGGATTCGACGGCCTGACTCGGGAGCAGACTTTGCTCCGACTGCGGGAGAGTCCGTACGGCCGGTGCGTCTACCGGACCGATAACGACGTGGTGGATCACCAGGTGGTGAATATCGATTTCGAAGGGGATGTGACGGCAACCTTTACGATGACCGCCTTCACTCCCTGGGGTGGCCGCTACCTTCGGATCCACGGAACTCGCGGCTATCTGGAGGCGAAGATCGATCAGCGGTCGGTCGACCTTTGGGAGTTCTGGCGCGAGAACCGTCACTCCCGGTTCGAAGTGCCGGAAGAAGCGGGAGCGCACGGCGGGGCGGATGGACGCCTAATGAAGAATTTCCTGGAGGCGGTACTCCAAGGCGATCCTTCGAAGGTGCGCACGGGAACGGAAGAGTCGCTGCGGACCCACACCATCGCTTTCGCGGCGGAAACGGCGCGGCGGGACGGTGTCGTCGTGGACGTTGCGGCGATGTCGGCGGAGCTTCGCGAGCCGGCCCAGGTCTCTTAG
- a CDS encoding carbohydrate ABC transporter permease, with the protein MRKFWRDNGPGLLFISPWLVGFLVFMAWPFLRSVYLSFTSYDVVTAPKWIGLANYQTLLHDDPVFWQSLWVTVRYAIFAVPLGIVAGVALALLLNVEVRGQAIFRTIFYLPSIVPSVATAVVFMWILNPEIGLVNGLLRTVGIEGPAWLSDTKWAPWSLVLMSLWGIGGSMVIYLAGLKDIPIHLYEAARIDGAKGRHLLRHVTLPLLTPVIFFNLVMGVISAFQYFTEAYVMTQGGPEGSTTFYALYLFQRSWQYLDMGYASAMAWVLFLVVLTVTGLLFRSQRKWVHFGR; encoded by the coding sequence ATGAGGAAGTTTTGGCGCGACAACGGGCCTGGCCTGCTGTTCATCAGCCCGTGGTTGGTCGGCTTCCTCGTCTTCATGGCGTGGCCGTTCCTGAGGAGCGTGTACCTTTCGTTCACCTCCTACGATGTGGTCACCGCTCCCAAGTGGATCGGCCTCGCCAACTACCAGACCCTCCTTCACGACGACCCGGTCTTCTGGCAGTCGCTCTGGGTGACGGTTCGCTACGCCATCTTCGCCGTCCCACTCGGGATCGTGGCGGGGGTGGCATTAGCATTGCTGCTCAACGTCGAGGTGCGCGGCCAGGCGATCTTCCGGACGATCTTCTATCTCCCGTCGATCGTCCCCAGCGTCGCCACCGCAGTCGTTTTCATGTGGATCCTGAATCCGGAAATCGGCCTCGTCAACGGCTTGTTGCGAACCGTGGGAATCGAGGGACCCGCCTGGCTCAGCGACACGAAGTGGGCGCCGTGGAGCTTGGTGCTGATGTCCCTCTGGGGAATTGGCGGGAGCATGGTGATCTACCTCGCCGGGCTCAAAGATATTCCCATCCACCTGTACGAAGCGGCTCGGATCGACGGCGCCAAAGGCCGGCATCTGCTCCGCCACGTCACCCTTCCCCTGTTGACGCCGGTCATCTTCTTCAACCTCGTCATGGGCGTCATCAGCGCGTTCCAATACTTCACCGAGGCGTACGTGATGACGCAGGGCGGGCCGGAAGGGAGCACGACGTTCTACGCCCTCTACCTCTTCCAACGCTCGTGGCAATACCTTGACATGGGCTACGCCAGCGCCATGGCCTGGGTGTTGTTCCTGGTCGTGCTCACCGTCACCGGGCTTCTGTTCCGAAGCCAAAGGAAATGGGTGCACTTTGGCCGGTAG